One window from the genome of Streptomyces cadmiisoli encodes:
- a CDS encoding S1 family peptidase → MRRIRLLRAGLAALLILGSWTAAGTLPASADDDSAPAPASDGLLRAMQRDFGLSSAEAKERLAAERTAGDIAPTARRAAGAAYGGSWFDAATRRLTVAVTSDASAATRRAVTSAGATVRTVEHSARELGAAKARIDRLSAPSGVSSWHVDPAANSVVVNVVEDRRADNDVRRFLTEARATGPVTVATVPGAPETFAAGTVGGDPYYTGNVRCSIGFSVHGGFVTAGHCGRAGAAVRGWDGTHIGTFQGSSFPGDDYAWVSVGSGWWTVPVVLGWGTVPDRLVRGSAEAPVGASICRSGSTTRWHCGTVLAKNETVNYSQGAVHQMTKTSVCAEPGDSGGSYISGDQAQGVTSGGWGNCSGGGETWFQPVNEILNRYGLTLHTA, encoded by the coding sequence GTGAGACGCATCAGACTCCTGCGCGCCGGCCTGGCCGCCCTCCTCATCCTGGGCAGTTGGACCGCGGCGGGCACCCTCCCGGCCTCGGCGGACGACGACTCGGCCCCCGCGCCGGCCTCCGACGGGCTGCTGCGGGCCATGCAGCGGGACTTCGGCCTGTCGAGCGCCGAGGCCAAGGAACGGCTGGCGGCCGAGCGAACGGCCGGCGACATCGCACCCACCGCACGCCGGGCGGCGGGAGCGGCCTACGGCGGCTCGTGGTTCGACGCGGCAACCCGGCGTCTGACCGTGGCCGTCACCTCCGACGCCTCCGCCGCCACCCGGCGGGCCGTGACGTCCGCGGGCGCGACCGTGCGCACCGTCGAGCACAGCGCGCGGGAGCTCGGCGCCGCCAAGGCGCGCATCGACCGCCTGTCCGCGCCCTCGGGCGTGAGCAGTTGGCACGTCGACCCCGCCGCCAACTCCGTCGTGGTGAACGTGGTCGAGGACCGGCGCGCCGACAACGATGTCCGGCGCTTCCTCACCGAGGCACGGGCGACCGGCCCGGTCACCGTGGCGACGGTCCCGGGCGCACCGGAGACCTTCGCTGCGGGGACGGTCGGCGGCGACCCCTACTACACCGGCAACGTCCGCTGCTCGATCGGCTTCTCGGTGCACGGCGGGTTCGTCACGGCCGGGCACTGCGGTCGGGCCGGCGCCGCCGTCCGGGGCTGGGACGGCACACACATCGGCACCTTCCAGGGCTCCTCGTTCCCCGGTGACGACTACGCCTGGGTCAGCGTCGGCAGCGGCTGGTGGACCGTACCGGTGGTGCTGGGCTGGGGCACGGTCCCGGACCGGTTGGTGCGCGGCTCGGCCGAGGCGCCGGTCGGCGCGTCGATCTGCCGCTCCGGCTCGACGACACGCTGGCACTGCGGCACCGTGCTGGCCAAGAACGAGACCGTCAACTACAGCCAGGGCGCGGTGCACCAGATGACGAAGACCAGTGTGTGCGCCGAACCGGGCGACTCGGGCGGCTCCTACATCAGCGGCGACCAGGCGCAAGGGGTCACGTCGGGCGGCTGGGGCAACTGCTCCGGCGGCGGCGAGACGTGGTTCCAGCCGGTCAACGAGATACTCAACCGCTACGGGCTGACCCTGCACACCGCCTGA